CGCAGCAGCCTCCGACAGCCCTATCACGCCGACGGGCAGGAAGTACGTCGACCCCATCAACCGGAGGGCTTCCGGCACATATTCGAGAACCATACTGTAGAACTCAGGGTAGGCCTTGGCGAGCCTCTCGTAGCGCCTGGCGAACCACTCAAGGCCACTCCTTACAAGCGCCAGGGTCTCATCGAGCTTCTCGACAAACGCCTCGTCGTCGCGGCGTGCCTCAAGAGCTATCCTGGGCAGGTTAACCGTGATGACGACCTTGCTGCCAGTAATGTCGGGCATTGCCCAGAGGCCGCCCATATGCTGCTTCTCGAGGCTCCGTATGTACTCCTCCCTGGCCTGCTCCAGCTCCCTCCGGATGTCGCGTATACGCATACTCTTGCCGCCGACGCGCAGGGCGTGCCGAAGCTCATTCATGTCAATGTTTATCCTGCAGCACATCGCAAAGCTGGCGTTCGGGTCTACGACCCGGGTGTTTAGCCAGTACCCGGTCCCCCGCCTGGCTGCAGCGCCGAAGACGGCATCGAAGATCTCCGGGTCGTCGTAGAGCAGCTTGCTGGTAGTCATAATGGTTGGGATGGGGAATGTGAAGGGTCGGCCGGCAACATCGCCCTCCATGTGTACCTCGTAGAGGGCCCGCACAAACAACCGTGCCTCGTCGAGGTACTCGCCCAGCTTGCCGACGGGCTCGCCGGCATAGATGGCGTCGTCCCTCTCAAGCTTCGTCTCCGCGGCATCCAGGACCACTGTAAAGTTAGTGAATGGTGTCTGCATGCCAACCCTGCTCGGGAAGTTGAGGTTGAAGATGAGCCTCTGCACGCCCTGCCGTATCTCCCGGTAGCCGAGCCTGTCGCGTCTTATGAAGGGGCCCGCGTAGAGCTCCACAGCGCCGAAAGCCTGGGCTCCACTGAAGTAGTGCTGCATAGCTATCAGGTAGTTCGTCACATGGTCCACAAAGGTGTCAAAGTGCCGGGCCGGCCGGGCCGTTATCGTAGGGGTCTTCAGCCCCCTGCGCAGCAGCCGCTCCACGCTATGACCGCTGCAGTACGGTATGAAGAGCGCGTATGGCAGCTTGTGCACGTAAACCCTACCGTCAAGATGAGCTCTGGCCAGGGGCTCCGGAAGCACACTCCGTACAACCGGCCGGAGAGCCTTCTCAGCAACATAGGTTAGGAGCCCGCTAGGGCCAGGATACCGGTTAGCATTCTCAAACACGTCAAACACTGAAGCCTCCAGGTACTCCGCGACACTAACCAGGCCCTCTCGCTCTCCTATACTTTTCAAGGGTCTCCACAGCGAACCCCGCTGGTATAAGGCCCTACCCGCATAGTTAGAGTAGAACAGTCGTGAGAGGGCTGGAACACCGCATGCAGGAGTAACACCCGCGTATGCAATTGCGATATACGGTGATGGGTAACAGAGAAAGCCTGGACCACAGGGCCACCACCAACAACCAATGCTGCAATGGATTACCCGGACCCAAGCCGCCTGCACAAGAGAATCAGGGGGAGCCAGCAAAAGAAGCTAACAATGATGCATTACTCCAATAGCCAGGATAACCAGCTTGTCCCCCTTGGAGACTGGGAGTCGACCACTGAGTATAGCGCAGGGAGAAGGGGAGGGTGGTGCGGCGGCCGGGATTTGAACCCGGGATCGCCGGCTTGGCAGGCCGGCGTCCTAGTCCAGGCTAGACGACCGCCGCAGCCATCCATGTTACAGCTTTCCTCCCTAATAGGGGCGGGGTTTTAACGTTTATGGCCAGTATTGTTCCTTGGCAGGTGTGTAGAGTTTATGGGGGCACACCCGCCTACCTACAGTGTACACGTAGGGAGCTGGGAGCACTATGGCAGCGAGCCGCGGCAAGCTGCGGGGCGTCAGCGAGATAGTCTCAGCAGCACTACTAGTTATCATAGTTGTTAGCGTGGGCGCGTTCGTAGTCGCCCGTATCCTTGAGACCATCGGCTACGGGATCCATGCTGGCGAGAGACAAGTCCTAAAGACAATGATATCAACCAGGCAAGCGGTAGCCCCTGCTCTAGCCTATATAGATGCCAACAATACACTACACGTTGTAATAGTGACGGGCGACTACCCGGTAGAGCTAACCGCGCTCTACATAAATGGCAGCATTGCAACAAACTGCAATGTAACCAGTGGCAACACGACAGGTCCACTAGAGGGCTTCGTAGTGCCATACTACTCGCTGGCCCATATACAATGCAGCCTTCCAGCAGATACGAAGCTGGCAGAAGTCACACTCTACCATGGAGGTGGTGGTATTGCGGTGTTCGCCAGGAAGCTCACAGCAGCCTAGCGGGACGAGAGCTGTAGCAACAATCGTCGGAGCCGCAATGCTAGCCCTAGCCCTACTTGCCCTAATAGCATTCTACCTCTATACGCTCCGCCAGCAAACCGAGATAACGCAAATAGCTACCGAGGCAGCAGAAGCCAAGCTAACAGCCCCGCTTCTTGCATCAGCCATACACGGCTACTACATGTATGACAGTAGCGGCAACCTATACATCTACATACACTCATCGGCGCCACGCACAGTACTAGCAACAAGCCTAGTAATACTCTGGAACGACACGACAACACTACTCGTAGACCGCAACAACGAAAGCCTCTCAGCACTAGGCATAGTTGCCACAGTCACACACGCCGACGGCACAAAAGAGCAAATAGACAGATTCCCAATACCCCTGGCTCCAGGAGACAGCTTCACACTAATCCTAATCGGCCGCGCAGCAAACAAGAAACCATCATCAATAGCTCTCAGCATATCAGCAAGCCCCATCGTAGCCATAATACCAATCCGCCCCTACACGCCGGTAGCAGGAAACATTACAACAGCCCAGCCGCCACAGCCTGCAGCAAAGCTCTACGCCGAACTACAAAGAACAGCCTACAGCGGCACAGTAACATGGAGCGGAACAGCTTACGGCACAGCACTAGCAAACACCATAGCCCAACCACAACAAGTACAGCTCCTCCAAGGCTACAATCTAACACCCCTAGATCCAGCACTCATACAGGAACATGACAACAAGACACTGATAATAGAGCAGTATAAGCCAACACTAACTATAATCAATATTACGCAGGAGACAAGTAACACAATATACTTTCAGGATTTTGATTCGTGCAATGTGATAAGCACACAAACATGGGCTAAAATAGGTGGTGTATGGTCTGACACGCGAGGATTGCACGGGTGCGGTATAGGTCAGTCTAAGCCTTCAACTAGTGGTGAAAGCTTCGGAGGAAGCGGAGAATATGTAGCTTATCCGAATCTTGCTACTGGATTCCTACCGAGAAGCGGGTCGTACTATATTGCCGCCCATGTCAACCTTGCAAGCTCGTTAAATTATCATGAAATAGTCTTGTTCGACGATCCTAAGAGCCAAAGTCGGCTCGTAGCGGTAGGTGTTTACTTGAGTGATACTAGTGGAATTAACAATGCGTTTCTTGTAGTTGATACATGGACGCCTAGCACTGGGTGGGACAATGTTAACTATTCCAGGTTTAGCATTACAGGTAATGCATGGCTGACTGTTCTAGCTTTCGTTAATGTATCTGCTAATCTGCTCATGGCATACGTGTATGATGAAAAAGGTCAAACGCTTTACGCTAGTGTGCCTGCTAACTTGTCCGCTGGTAATCCGCAATTCGATCTTTCTGCTCTCTCATACGCAGGTGTAGGTACGTATGATGCTAAAGCAGTGTTTGATGACTTTATAGTATCTCGTGCAAATCCCTTGCAAATTAATTTGAGAGTCGTCGATTTAAATGGAGTCCCTCTCTCTGGGGTTAACGTGACTATTTTCGACTCTTCCGGCGTGAAAGTCGCTAGCGGTGTTACTGGGGATGATGGTTTCGTGCAGCCACCGCTTAATATTGGCTGGAAACCTATCCTTCGCAATGCCGTTGTAGCTGTCTACTACGATGGAGTGTCTGCTAACATAAGTGTCCCATTGCTTCTTGGCGGCGAGAACTACACCTTGTACATTTCTAGGGTCTACACTATCAGAGTTAACGTTTCCACGATCGTCAACACAAGCCTCGACCTGGGCCCTATCCGCATCGAGTATGCCTTCTCGGCTACCGCTCCAGGCAACTACACTATATTTGCTAACTGGAACGGCTCCTGGGTGCTTGTTGCCAGCGGTATCTACACTGGACCAGCCCTAGTTGTAAATAGCACGCCATGGTACACGTATTCAGGGCAGATAGCTAATAAGACTAATGGTACTGTCCTAATCGGGTTAGTGTTCACCTCATCGTCACCAGTCAACGTCTCCGTGGACGAGCTTAACGCCAGGTACCAGTTCTGGAACTACTCCTCCTTCAGTGCATTCATTGTTGGTGTCGGAGGGTCAAGCATCATAGATGTCTATGATGTTGCGAGTGGTGTGCTGCAATACCGGTACAATATGAGTGCTGGCAGTATCTTCAACGGCTCTACTGTGATAGCGTATGACCCCGCTACTCGTAGACTCTTACTATTCAACTCCAGTGGTCTCTACTCCTCCCTCCTCAGCCCCCCTGGGAACTTCATCCTGGTCAACAATACTTGTAGGGCTCAGATCAATGCCGCCATGGCAGTGGTTAATACATCCTCGGCTAGCTATGCTGTGCTCCTCGTGGGTGGCGGGGGTGACGCCTACTGTGTAGTCGATCTCTCCACCGGCAACGTTATCGATTCGGGGAACCTAAGTAGAAATATTGGCTTCACGGTTTCAACTGACCCCACACTGGTCTACACCGCTTCGGCTGTTTCGAGTGATGGCTCTACAGCCTACTTCCTAGTCTACGATACCAGTGATGGTGTGCCAGTTATAATAGAGTATAACGCTTCAACTGGTGATTGGAATGTTACAGGTGTAGCTCCAGCATCGAGAGCGGTTGGAATGGCTTACGGCAATGGGTACCTGTGGGTTCTCTATGAGCGCGGAAGCCTATACAAGATAGACCCGACGACTGGCAGATCGGAGTACGTTGACATATACCTCCCGTTCTATCCATGGGGCCCCGGCGACCGCCTAGAGTATATTGATTCGGGCAGATTACTCCTCTTTGTACGAGCGGATGGTACTAGGGAGGTTTGGAGCATACCTACGGGATAGGCTGGCTCTAGGCTGGTGTGGCCCAGCTATCTGGTAGATTTACCCTAGGAGGCCAGCGTGGCTCTGGATACGTACCGGTTCGAGATGCAGTGTTTCTGTTAGTTTCTGGGACAAAACATTTGTTTCAAACCAAATGAAACGATGATGATTGTCTTTGTCCCAGCCTTTCCCTTTTGAGAACGGGGCCCCATCCAGGGCTCCCGGGTAGCTCGGGTGTGAGAGCCATGGCATGGGGCCGTGTAGGCGTAACTGGTCTGGTTGCCCTAAGCTTCATCGTACTCCTAGTAGTTAGTAGTGTATCGCCGCTGCTGGCTAGCGTTGCAGCAGCTGAGGAGACAAATACAACACAAACTACTGATAACACTACCATAGCTAATGCTAACCTTACTGTGATTAATACTAGTGTGGCTGGTAACGCTACCGTGGAGGCTGAGGCTGGAGCTGAAACGACGGCAAGTAGTGAGTCTATTGCTGTGAACGTGAGGGTAGGTGTGTCCGTTTCGGCGCCGGGTACAGAGTTCGGCATGATGCTTACACGTCTAGATAATGTGACGCTGGGCAAGGCGCGTGCACTAGTAATGGTCTACAGTGGCATGATGCGCAGCGCCCTGGCGCGCCTGGGCCTGCTAAATGCAACTCCGGAGCAGATAGCAGAGGCCCTGGACGTTCCTCCTGAATACGCGGCGGCGATATACAATACTGCGAGGGTGGTTAGCCAGCAGCTAGACAGCATGACTGATGAGCAGGTAATGCAGCTCTTACACGAAGTGATGGCGGCCCATAAGATCCTTGTAGATCGTGTGAAGGAGATGGCTGAGAGGGCTGCTGAGAGAATTAAGGAGAAGATACAGCAGCGCGTAATGGAGCACATTGCTAGGACTGTGGAGAAGATTGCACGTCAGCTCAACGATACTGAACTGGCTCGGCTGGCACAACAGCTCAGGAACATGAGCAGACTTGGCAACTACACGGCGGCAAACATAACGAGGCTGATGAAGGATGTTGTGGCTAGGATTGAGGCTCACAATACGTTTATGCTGGCAATGAGAATGGATGATGCGGTGATGAAGCAGCTGGTACGCCTAGCAAACACGGCTAATGTAACGGATCCAGTGCGGTACATGGTGAAGCTCCAGAAGAGCCTAGCTAAGGCGATCAAGCTCCTGGAGCATGTGCGTGTAAGGCTGCAGGAGACGGGTGCAGGCCCTGAAGCGAGAGAGGTGGTGCAGACCGCGTTGGGGAACATGGCTGGTGTCAACGAGACGGTACAGCAGGTAATGGCCATGGCTAAGATATATGCTCGGGTCGGTGTGAACAAGACGAGCGTAGCGCTGGAGGCTGTCAAGGCAGCGTTTACGGCTAGGATAGACAGGCTGGCGTCTAGGGCAAACATGCTGGCAGAAGAGATAGCTATGCTAATGAACCTGGTGGATAACCCCAAGGCGCTGGACCTGCTGCATGACGCGCGGGAAGAGCTAGCAGAAGCCAATAGTACTCTTGCAAAGGCTCGCGTGGCACTGGAGCAGGGCAACCTGGTTGGGGCTGTAAAGCTGCTAACTGATGTTGAGAGGAGCCTGGCAAAAGCCGAGATGTACATTGGTAGGGTGCACGGTCACCTCGTAAAGGCAGTGATTGAGCAGAGCCAGCACGGAAGGGAGGTGCTGGGCGAGGAGCAGCACCGGAGAATAATTAGTAACGAGACGCTGGCAAAGCTAAAAATAAGGATAGAGGCCAAGATTAGGGAGGCTAAGCGCCTAATAAACCAGAGCATACAGGTCATATACCAGGTAAACGATAACGAGGCTCGGAAGGAGACCCTAGACAAGCTTCACGATGCACAGGAGGAGCTACATGAGGCTCTTGCAAGCCTTGAACAAGCCGAAGAAAAGCTAGCAAAGGGCGACATTGCCGAAGCCCTTGAGCTGTACCGCGAGGCACTCGAGAAAGCCGTGAAAGCAATCCACAAGGTGAAACTATCAACTCAAATAGCTAAGATGTACATGAACCTTGTAAAGACGATGGCAAAGATGCACCACGAGGAGAAGCATGAGAAGAAGGCCGAAGAAGCTAAGGAGAAGGCTGAGGAGAAGAGAAGAGAAGCACCGTGAGGAGCACATGAAGCAGCTAGCAGCTGGCAATGAAATCCTACTAGCAGAGATAAAACGAGGCTGTCACCCTAGTAGACAATGCCACAAGCCTATTACAACAAGCAAAAAGAAGCTCTAGAAAACGCAGACATGGCAACAGCACACGACCTCGTAGCACAGGCGCGCGAGCTGCTAGACCAGGCTAAACAGATACTCGACAACGTGGAGGAGCAGCTACAGCTACCAGGCGCTAGTCACCCAAGAGGAGAACACGGCACAAGACCATGATAATAAGGGGTAAACCAGTATATACTACGTCAACGCTACGTGATAACCGTTGTTTTCTGTGCTCCTTCCTCCACGTCTTCTATCGCAAACCCGCCTCAATGATACTTCCTCACCAACTTGCGAGAAGCTGAAAGGAAGATGAAAAGCAGAGCATGGAGTACTTGCAACTGGAACGACTCTAATGACTTTCTAGTAGGATATGCAGCATTCTAGAAGAACTCCTCTAGTAGCTGAACGGGTATACCAGCTCTACTAGGGCCTCATGGATTTTCTGCTGTCAGCGTCGACGCCTAGCTTCTCTCTAGGTGCTTGTGGAGTGGTAGTTCACGCTGTTACCATATGTGAATGTTGGAACATTGGCGGTATTCCATTTATCATGCAGTGATCGTGGTATATGTGTAGTAGGCTAAGCGCTCTTATCTTGTTAAGTCTAACCTGACTGGACTTGGGTGGAAATATGCCGAACATTTTTCTCGGTTTTGCCGGCGGGGTTTTATTGGCGGTAATTGTGCTAGCTCAGCTTCTTGGCATAAGCCTGGGCAGGCACAGGGTTAGAGGGGCTGCTCGGGGTGAGGTACTGTTTCTGCTGCTACTCTTTCTGCTAGGGGTGCTTGTGGCTGTAATGAAGCGGTAGGGCTGCTTGAGGCAAGTGCACCCGAAGTCTTTAGGGCTGCTATATCCGTTGCTATCTTCGCTGTAGCAGTGGCAACTACATATTTGAGATACGTTAAGGCAAGACCTGTGTGAAAGATTAATGTATGTCCTATGACTGTCTTCATTTAAAGTCTGTAGATTCGCCACGATAGCATTGGTAATTGTAATCACGTCGATACTTGCCGTCTACAAGCACCATGCACTAAAACTATGTAAAATGCTGCATCGCATATTTCCTGACTGCCGTTGAGGTGTAGCTGGAGCGTAACGCGACCAATCTTCAAAGCGCCTAGCAGCGCTTGCTTTCCATCAACAGCAAACATAGGATGTGAAGCCTTGCTTCACTGTTTAGCCTACTAAGGTCTAGCTAAGGCTATCAGGAAACGTATAACCTTCAAGAGTTTCGGTACTAACGTACAATTCTATCGTTTCATTTCATTCAACTGTACAATGGAACGATGAATACTGCTAGAGGGAATTCGAGAGGAGAGATGTTAGAGGAGTTGGTGCCGCGGCCGGGATTTGAACCCGGGTCACGGGCTTGAAAGGCCCGCATACTTGGCCGGGCTATACTACCGCGGCACGCCGCGCAGCTCTCCTCAGCCATGGTGTTAGTGTTAGCTAGCCGGGTGGGGTGGTAAATTCTTTACCCGGAGCTGGAGGCTGGGCCATGTTGACTCTTGATGTATTCTTCGAGGCGTTGCAGGAGTGCTCTTCCGGCTTTCACGGTGTTGTATACTAGTATCGCTGCTGAGGTGGCTGCTGCTAGTGCTGAGGTGTAGGTGTAGGGTGGCTGTGTAGTGAAGGCTGTTGTTGTATGGGCTAGGAGTAATAGGGTGTAGCCTGCCGAGGCTATCGTGTAGACCGTATATTCCAGCCTATGCCTCGTGAAGACTATTGCGATGGTGTTGACGCCTATTGAGAGTATGCCTAGCCATGCTGCTATTGTTAGTAGTATGGCGTAGAGTCCTGCTGCTCCGGGCTCGCCGTGGGCTGGGGCTACGTGGAGGAGTATCGTTAGCAGGGTTATGCCTGTTGCTTCGAGGAGTGCTACGGGGAGCCAGTCTCCCTTCCTCATCCTCTAGTCCCTCCCGTGGAGGTTTCTGGTTAGCGGTTTCTCTAACCATGTTCTTTCTTTAATCCTCCCACTTCCCTATTGCTATTGGGTGTTTGAGAGTGAAGGCCTGGGAGGTTGCTAGAAAACCGCGTGTTATAGTTCAGCCGGATACACCGCTAACAGTTGCACGTAGTTTGATGAGGGATAACGAGGAGCCTATAGCGGTTATTGTTGAGAGCGAGAAGACGATGAAGTTTGCAGGTTATGTCACGTGGAGGGAGGCTATACAGGTTACAAGTCACTACTCTCACCTCCGCGTCAAGGACGCAGCACTCGACTATCCCGTCGCCTACAAGGACGATGACATAGAGGATATCGTGAAGAAGATGGAGGAGGAGAAGGTATACGCAGTACCGGTCCTCGACTCGCCCGACAACCCTGTAGTAGTTGGTGTTGCAACTATAGCAGATATCGTCAAGGCATTAATGGCAGCTGGGCTAGAGCCGGTAGCGGAGACAGTGGCGGAGGTTATGACGACGGAGAACCTCGAGGAATACATTACGACGCAGGATGAGAGGGTTAACAGGGTCTGGAGCGACCTGGTCTACCACGGCAAGCTCGGCAAGGTGGTTGTGCGTAGCAAGGAGGAGCCGATACCTGTGGGCATTACCTCGCTCCGCGAGTTCATATCGACGGGCCGCTGGTACTTCCACCGCGAGAGCGAGCGTGGCCTCAAGACTGTGGCCAAGGTCAGGACGATAATGCTCCGTGGTGCACCGGTAGCAACGCCAGAAACGCCAATCGAGTACGCTGCCAAGGTCATGGTGGAGAATGATATACCGATACTCCCCGTCATAGACGAGGAGACGGGCAAGCTTGTAGGCGTACTCACGATATACGATGTGGCAAGAGCCTACATTGAGGGCGCCAAGCCTGGCAGAGTAAAGCCGGCCAAGAAGGCTGCGTTGCCGATAGAGGTTAAGCCCGAGGAGCGCGTAACCTATGTCACTGCTGAGACTGTATTGCAGCAGGTGCTTGTTGCTAAGCCGCAGGTTGAAACCCTGATAGGCTTGAGCGCAGCTGACATAGCCCGCGAGGAGCTGCCAGCAATAACGATAAACGACACCGTGGAGCATGCACGCCGCATGATGATAAGGTACCGGACCAACTACCTCCTGGTAGTGGATGAGAGAGGCCAGATAGTAGGCGTTGTAACTAAGTGGGGCATGCTCCGTGCCATAGCCCTCAAGGGCCCGATCTGGAAGAGGAGGGTGCACGACCGCTACTTCATAGACTACGTGATGGACACTGAGATACCGAGAGTAAAAGCTGACGATAGCATAGAGCAGGTAGCGCTGAAGATGGTTGAGGCTAAGGCCGAGCTTGTAATAGTAGAGGACGAGCAGGGCCGCCCCGTCGGTTTCATCACGAAGGACGACCTTGTGGACGCCTATGCGAGGCTACAGGCTGGCCGCGCCAAGGTAGAAAACATAATGACTCCAAGCAGGATAGGCATTGTGCATCCACACCACAGTCTATACCACGCAGTGAAGAAGATGCAGACATTCTACCTTGACGCCCTAACAGTGTATGATGGCTCCAGGATCGTGGGCGTGATCTCGGCTAACAGGCTGCCATTCGTAGCCTACGAGGACGCTGTGACTGGCATTAAGAGCCGCCGCCTGGTATGGGTACGCAAGCTAGTCAAGGGCGCAGCCAAGAGGGGCCGCTACGTAAAGGTAACACCGCTACTAGTCATAGATGCTACCGTGCCACTACACGACGTATACGTTAAGACCAGCGACGACGTAGTCAGGGCTATAGAGCTGATGAAGGAGCACAATGTTGATGGTATACCAGTAGTAGACGAGGAGGGCAAGGTTGTAGGTATAGTAACAAAGACGGACATCGTGAGAGAGCTAGCGAGGACAGCGAAGCTCCGCCTAGAGCGCGGCGTAACAGTGAAGATAGAGAAGAAGCCGGAAGCCAAGTAGAGATGAGGTTGTACATTATCTTCCTTTTTAGCCGATAATACTGATAAGATCCGCATTGTGGCAAGTTGAGCCTTACGGTCGTGGCCCGTAGAAGCTCTCCACTCCTTCCTAAGGGCTTACAAGCTCGTATGCATAGCATAATCGTTGCTACCTCGTAAGAATTATTAATAGTTGCTCATCGTCTTGGTGTCTGCACGGGTCGGAGAGGAGCGCGGCTTGGAGGCTTGCCTTGCTAGCAGCCTCCTCTTCTACCTTGGACTGTCAATCCTTATTGACGGTATTCTTGTCGTAGTGGTGTCTATGAGGAGACTATGCAGAGCTAGCTTTAGGATAGCGGATGGCAAGCTCCTAGTCCACCTGGGGCGCTGTGGCAGGCTCGAGATCCCCCTAGGCTCCATATCGTCTGTGGAGATTGTAGAAAAGCTGGGCCCCGGGATCAGGCTTGGGGCACAGCTATACCCAAGCTATTCTACTCTGGGCTCTTCTGCTTCCGCGATATTGGCAAGGCGCTAGTGTATGCTGACAGGCC
This DNA window, taken from Hyperthermus butylicus DSM 5456, encodes the following:
- a CDS encoding anaerobic ribonucleoside triphosphate reductase; the encoded protein is MKSIGEREGLVSVAEYLEASVFDVFENANRYPGPSGLLTYVAEKALRPVVRSVLPEPLARAHLDGRVYVHKLPYALFIPYCSGHSVERLLRRGLKTPTITARPARHFDTFVDHVTNYLIAMQHYFSGAQAFGAVELYAGPFIRRDRLGYREIRQGVQRLIFNLNFPSRVGMQTPFTNFTVVLDAAETKLERDDAIYAGEPVGKLGEYLDEARLFVRALYEVHMEGDVAGRPFTFPIPTIMTTSKLLYDDPEIFDAVFGAAARRGTGYWLNTRVVDPNASFAMCCRINIDMNELRHALRVGGKSMRIRDIRRELEQAREEYIRSLEKQHMGGLWAMPDITGSKVVITVNLPRIALEARRDDEAFVEKLDETLALVRSGLEWFARRYERLAKAYPEFYSMVLEYVPEALRLMGSTYFLPVGVIGLSEAAAIMAGDPKAWTEGSRSQWFRMAEWMKKTVEHIVSRTREWSKKTGIPFNVEEVPGESAAARLAERDVQLFPELREYLPDPEEPIYSTSIAPYYAPMELWERVEVEERVQPVFTGGVIMHIFLGEEPDPEALASLTRKLAANTSLVYWSYTPALSVCPRCGWSSVGIRTTCPRCGGETEIWSRIVGYYRPLRNWNPARRREFWLRHHYNRL
- a CDS encoding CBS domain-containing protein, translated to MKAWEVARKPRVIVQPDTPLTVARSLMRDNEEPIAVIVESEKTMKFAGYVTWREAIQVTSHYSHLRVKDAALDYPVAYKDDDIEDIVKKMEEEKVYAVPVLDSPDNPVVVGVATIADIVKALMAAGLEPVAETVAEVMTTENLEEYITTQDERVNRVWSDLVYHGKLGKVVVRSKEEPIPVGITSLREFISTGRWYFHRESERGLKTVAKVRTIMLRGAPVATPETPIEYAAKVMVENDIPILPVIDEETGKLVGVLTIYDVARAYIEGAKPGRVKPAKKAALPIEVKPEERVTYVTAETVLQQVLVAKPQVETLIGLSAADIAREELPAITINDTVEHARRMMIRYRTNYLLVVDERGQIVGVVTKWGMLRAIALKGPIWKRRVHDRYFIDYVMDTEIPRVKADDSIEQVALKMVEAKAELVIVEDEQGRPVGFITKDDLVDAYARLQAGRAKVENIMTPSRIGIVHPHHSLYHAVKKMQTFYLDALTVYDGSRIVGVISANRLPFVAYEDAVTGIKSRRLVWVRKLVKGAAKRGRYVKVTPLLVIDATVPLHDVYVKTSDDVVRAIELMKEHNVDGIPVVDEEGKVVGIVTKTDIVRELARTAKLRLERGVTVKIEKKPEAK